The following proteins are co-located in the Pontiella desulfatans genome:
- a CDS encoding PKD domain-containing protein, which translates to MGRLIHIVMVALVMMPSLAALAAPEAICVPWKSDESLPHWTYDGAAITLKGIARGDAVEYKWDYGDGSGDTGWMTIANPYNLGVQHVYTGVPNQLFIATLTVRNGLGEENSDTYPIRMFVSTNLRNNDHLEVRRNMAIDAGLWWLHTRLNRTTYAAGSPGFGQPVGYWQPSYYPLAATGSGIEAFQLSGHTVLSDYDHDPYTETVQRAMNYLLYNIRTYAIGPQPAGDPDTNGNGIGLVANNESTARQTYIGGICMAALASSGAPNVVAQVGSVNVVGRTYADIVQDMVDFFAYGQVDSGWGRGGWRYYANYTESDMSTSQWPALGMLAAERNMHSIVPAFVRAELPIWMNTSQNLAAGNNHGAFAYYYPGYYPYYNITKQGAGLICYEFLYLSPSATQVEYDAKLAAFLADTRVQAGIGFIYRHWNDTGTGWDYTKLHGNSYGMYGLQKAMRITDPAMADVTEFDYTAGTQTANTFDWFYWPEGQANQGIGYYTVVTQQGDGSWDDTIGPNAVYDEFATAWRILVLSPRVTLRPPVAVVCNCDKQEYNLNQTIQLDGSCSYHTDVKRSLVQYEWDFDYDGTFVADASGITAEIPGGYAVPGIYPVALRVTDDTPSGALTDIAICEIDVHEPPHCPHAYAGGPYVGFVGTPVQFDATRSWDPDAAEFPYLGDPLEFSLIEWDLDNDGLFGADDLDCFGIGSDAFGNQPQWVWHAPYEGIIGLRVTDTGIADNGEIFEICQDLDFTEIKIGNHRPIADAGGHYMVPTNTCFELDGSGSFDIDPGDYIASYAWDLDSDGVFDDSSETNPTFCVSGELGKVYDIALKVTDSFGETAVDHTTVTIISNQAPVALCTDVVVGTDAGTCSANASIDDGSFDPDGDAIIIEQIPAGPYPLGDTQVTLLVTDDGGFSDWCIATVTVEDRTPPEILDAAAAPNPAMAGDTVSFTVDATNACDALLDVVWDFGDGSPPTTDTAHAYAADGTYKAIVTVTDDAGNSASAPVTVVVGDSLTGFVFGWGCIDSPKGAYRANASIHGEARFVVYAKYRDGNPDPTGRSGFNLQAGSLKFMSTGYEALVVSPDGKNAQISGEGWANGKFGYKFRIYMHDGVDAFRIRIWKENALGVEIPIYDNGSKLPIWKGSIVISKQNDPANWWLEL; encoded by the coding sequence TTGGGAAGACTGATACATATCGTCATGGTGGCATTGGTGATGATGCCATCGCTCGCAGCCCTGGCTGCGCCGGAAGCCATTTGCGTACCGTGGAAATCGGACGAGAGCCTGCCGCACTGGACGTATGACGGGGCGGCAATCACCCTCAAAGGCATAGCGCGCGGGGATGCCGTTGAATACAAATGGGACTATGGGGATGGGAGCGGCGATACCGGCTGGATGACCATCGCCAACCCCTACAACCTAGGTGTTCAACATGTCTACACCGGAGTGCCCAACCAACTGTTTATTGCAACGCTGACCGTACGCAACGGACTGGGCGAGGAGAATAGCGACACCTACCCCATCCGCATGTTCGTCAGCACGAACCTACGCAACAACGACCATCTGGAAGTGCGCAGAAACATGGCGATCGACGCGGGGCTCTGGTGGTTGCATACGCGGCTCAACCGCACCACATATGCCGCAGGTTCGCCGGGCTTTGGGCAACCCGTCGGCTACTGGCAACCCAGCTATTATCCGCTGGCCGCCACGGGGTCGGGCATCGAGGCGTTCCAGCTTTCGGGGCACACGGTTCTATCGGACTACGACCACGACCCGTATACCGAAACCGTGCAACGCGCCATGAACTACCTGCTCTACAACATCCGCACCTACGCCATCGGTCCACAACCCGCGGGCGATCCCGACACCAACGGCAACGGCATCGGCCTGGTGGCCAACAACGAGTCCACCGCGCGCCAGACCTACATCGGCGGCATCTGCATGGCGGCACTGGCATCGAGCGGTGCGCCCAATGTCGTTGCCCAGGTCGGTAGCGTCAACGTTGTGGGCCGCACCTATGCCGACATCGTCCAGGACATGGTTGACTTCTTTGCCTACGGGCAGGTCGATTCCGGCTGGGGCCGCGGCGGCTGGCGCTATTACGCCAACTATACCGAATCCGACATGTCGACCTCGCAATGGCCGGCATTGGGCATGCTCGCGGCGGAACGCAACATGCATAGCATCGTTCCGGCTTTCGTCCGGGCAGAGTTGCCCATTTGGATGAATACCTCGCAAAACCTCGCGGCCGGCAATAATCACGGTGCCTTTGCCTACTATTATCCCGGTTATTACCCCTACTACAACATTACCAAACAGGGTGCGGGATTGATCTGCTACGAATTCCTTTACCTGAGTCCCTCTGCAACCCAGGTCGAATATGACGCCAAACTGGCGGCTTTCCTCGCCGACACCAGGGTGCAGGCCGGAATTGGCTTCATCTACCGCCACTGGAATGACACCGGAACAGGGTGGGACTACACCAAGTTGCACGGCAACAGCTACGGCATGTATGGACTCCAAAAAGCCATGCGCATCACCGATCCCGCCATGGCGGACGTAACGGAATTCGACTATACCGCCGGAACGCAAACCGCCAATACCTTCGACTGGTTCTATTGGCCCGAAGGCCAGGCCAACCAAGGCATCGGATACTATACCGTGGTGACCCAACAGGGGGATGGCAGCTGGGACGACACCATCGGCCCCAACGCGGTCTACGATGAATTCGCAACCGCATGGCGCATCTTGGTTCTGTCGCCCAGGGTAACGCTTCGTCCACCGGTTGCCGTGGTTTGCAATTGCGACAAGCAGGAATACAACCTCAACCAGACCATCCAGCTCGATGGCTCCTGCTCCTACCATACCGACGTCAAACGCTCACTTGTCCAATATGAGTGGGACTTCGACTACGACGGCACTTTCGTGGCCGATGCCAGCGGCATCACGGCGGAAATCCCAGGCGGCTACGCCGTTCCCGGCATCTATCCCGTCGCCCTTCGCGTGACGGACGACACACCAAGCGGTGCCTTGACGGATATCGCCATCTGCGAAATCGACGTGCACGAGCCCCCGCATTGCCCGCATGCCTACGCCGGCGGCCCCTATGTTGGCTTTGTCGGAACCCCCGTCCAATTCGACGCAACCCGTTCGTGGGACCCCGACGCCGCCGAGTTCCCCTACCTCGGCGATCCGCTGGAATTCTCCCTCATCGAATGGGACCTGGATAACGATGGCCTCTTCGGCGCAGACGACCTCGATTGCTTCGGCATCGGCTCCGACGCCTTCGGCAACCAACCGCAATGGGTCTGGCATGCTCCGTACGAGGGCATTATCGGCCTGCGGGTTACCGATACGGGCATTGCCGACAACGGCGAGATCTTTGAAATTTGCCAAGACTTGGATTTCACCGAGATCAAAATCGGCAACCATCGACCGATCGCGGATGCAGGCGGGCACTACATGGTTCCGACCAACACCTGCTTCGAGCTCGATGGCAGCGGATCGTTCGATATCGACCCCGGCGACTACATCGCGTCCTATGCATGGGATCTCGATAGCGACGGTGTCTTCGACGACAGCTCCGAGACCAACCCGACCTTCTGCGTTTCGGGCGAGCTCGGCAAGGTCTACGACATTGCCCTGAAGGTTACCGACAGTTTCGGCGAAACAGCTGTTGACCACACCACCGTCACCATCATTTCCAACCAGGCACCGGTTGCCCTTTGCACGGATGTCGTGGTGGGAACCGATGCCGGCACGTGCAGCGCAAATGCCTCGATCGATGACGGCTCCTTCGATCCGGATGGCGATGCCATCATCATCGAGCAAATCCCGGCCGGCCCCTACCCGCTGGGCGACACACAGGTAACCCTGCTGGTCACCGATGACGGCGGATTCTCCGACTGGTGCATCGCAACCGTAACGGTCGAAGACCGCACGCCGCCGGAAATCCTCGATGCCGCCGCAGCGCCGAACCCGGCCATGGCAGGCGATACCGTGAGCTTCACGGTCGATGCGACCAACGCCTGCGACGCCCTGCTGGATGTGGTTTGGGACTTCGGCGACGGATCGCCTCCCACCACCGACACGGCCCATGCCTATGCCGCCGACGGAACCTATAAGGCGATCGTTACGGTAACGGACGATGCCGGCAATTCCGCCAGCGCCCCGGTCACCGTTGTTGTTGGCGACTCCCTCACCGGTTTTGTTTTCGGTTGGGGCTGCATCGATTCACCCAAGGGGGCCTACAGAGCCAACGCATCGATCCACGGCGAAGCCCGCTTCGTGGTCTATGCAAAATACCGCGACGGCAATCCCGATCCGACTGGCCGCTCCGGCTTCAACCTCCAGGCCGGAAGCCTCAAGTTCATGAGCACGGGCTATGAAGCGCTGGTGGTCAGCCCGGATGGCAAGAACGCCCAGATCAGCGGAGAAGGTTGGGCCAACGGCAAGTTCGGCTATAAGTTCAGGATCTATATGCACGATGGTGTCGATGCCTTCCGGATCCGCATCTGGAAGGAAAATGCACTGGGTGTGGAAATCCCCATCTATGATAACGGGAGCAAGCTACCCATCTGGAAAGGCAGCATTGTTATCAGTAAGCAAAACGATCCGGCAAACTGGTGGCTGGAACTCTAG
- a CDS encoding FeoC-like transcriptional regulator: MLDQIMDVLTPRRMMTVGNLALQFEMKPEELHPRLEQLNAEGRVRYALSKCNGSCSTCSTCTVSSSGEVVNDADLAVDPTAIVISMEIRQQDD; this comes from the coding sequence ATGCTCGATCAAATTATGGATGTCTTAACGCCTCGACGCATGATGACCGTCGGCAACCTTGCGTTGCAGTTCGAGATGAAGCCCGAAGAGCTTCATCCTCGATTGGAGCAACTGAATGCCGAAGGCCGGGTGCGCTATGCGCTCTCGAAATGCAATGGCTCCTGTTCCACCTGCTCAACCTGCACGGTTTCATCTTCGGGAGAAGTGGTGAACGATGCCGACTTGGCGGTCGACCCGACCGCCATTGTGATCTCCATGGAAATCCGCCAGCAGGACGATTAG
- a CDS encoding patatin-like phospholipase family protein, which yields MRWIIWSMLLMVSFQATGNENRSDERPKIGLVLGGGGALGMSHIGVLRVLEEQRVPIDYICGTSMGAIIAGLYASGMSPDEIEAFLSGLDWNQVMSDATPRRELYFRRKLEDQRYLIEMGLGRKGLKMGAGMAAGQKFNNLLQLQVQRAATITEFDHLSIPYRAVATDLQSGSAHVIGHGNLARAMRASMAVPGAFTPVEIEGRLLVDGGIVNNLPVDVAKAMGAEFIIAVDVGSASDDVDPEELKGITGILGRTYAIMQRPEQIKQFEQADLGLQPELADFTASQFARVLELVPKGEVAARGKLDEIAKLSVDKEEYAAYLKRHRRANPTGVQLDAIEVAGQSRVSEKSIRGRIQSKAGTSFDAQTLQLDLMRIYGIGEFEQVLFHLDQKDEETGSLNYVVTEDPRGPLYLNVGLNLRSDFQNDTDWNILLNLTRRSIGPLGAEWRNDAIIGSTQGLLSEFYQPLGHGGYLFVAPMINYRSELQDLYDDKDHIAEYNVEKTEANFDFGIQLRRFAELRVGPVWGIGKGEVETGLTGLPDFDDHYAGPAFSLIVDQKDRTYFPRQGYYFETRGFFPREDWGGDVSFDKVSADFILSHSINDHTMEMALEGGSSLGTDIPGYAQFTLGGADGFSGLAQDQFRGSSLGVATLAYRYRLKELPAQLGRGIYTLSRFDVGNVWENGMNSDVRYGGSLGVGVDLNIGPLMLTYGLADGGYHSIYFSLGSEF from the coding sequence ATGCGGTGGATAATCTGGAGCATGCTGCTGATGGTGTCGTTCCAGGCAACGGGGAACGAAAACCGCAGCGACGAACGTCCGAAGATTGGACTGGTGCTCGGAGGCGGCGGGGCGCTGGGGATGTCGCATATCGGTGTCCTGCGGGTGCTCGAAGAGCAACGCGTACCGATCGACTATATTTGCGGCACGAGCATGGGCGCCATTATTGCAGGCCTTTATGCCAGCGGGATGTCGCCGGACGAAATCGAGGCCTTCCTTTCCGGGCTGGACTGGAACCAGGTGATGAGCGATGCCACACCGCGCCGCGAACTTTATTTCCGCCGCAAGCTCGAAGACCAACGCTATCTCATCGAGATGGGGCTTGGCCGGAAGGGCTTGAAGATGGGAGCCGGAATGGCGGCCGGGCAAAAATTCAATAACCTGCTGCAGCTCCAGGTGCAACGCGCGGCAACCATCACCGAGTTCGATCACCTTTCCATTCCCTACCGCGCCGTGGCCACCGATCTTCAGTCCGGCAGCGCCCATGTGATCGGCCACGGAAACCTGGCGCGGGCGATGCGGGCGAGCATGGCCGTTCCCGGCGCCTTCACTCCCGTTGAAATCGAGGGTCGGTTGCTGGTGGATGGCGGCATCGTCAACAATCTTCCGGTCGATGTGGCCAAGGCGATGGGGGCGGAGTTCATCATTGCCGTCGATGTTGGTTCGGCATCCGACGATGTGGATCCGGAAGAGCTCAAGGGCATTACCGGAATCCTGGGGCGCACCTACGCCATCATGCAGCGCCCGGAACAGATTAAGCAGTTCGAACAGGCAGACCTTGGCCTGCAGCCGGAGCTGGCGGATTTCACGGCCTCGCAATTCGCCCGCGTTTTAGAGCTGGTGCCAAAGGGGGAAGTTGCCGCGCGCGGCAAGCTCGATGAGATTGCCAAACTCAGCGTGGACAAGGAGGAATATGCGGCCTACCTCAAGCGCCACCGCCGCGCCAACCCCACCGGTGTGCAGCTTGATGCCATCGAGGTTGCAGGTCAGAGCCGCGTCAGCGAAAAGTCGATCCGCGGCCGCATCCAAAGCAAGGCCGGCACCTCGTTCGATGCCCAGACCCTGCAGCTTGACCTCATGCGCATCTATGGCATCGGCGAGTTCGAGCAGGTGCTCTTCCACCTGGATCAAAAAGACGAGGAAACGGGCTCGCTCAACTATGTGGTGACGGAAGATCCCAGAGGACCGCTCTATCTCAACGTCGGCCTTAACCTGCGCAGCGATTTCCAGAACGACACCGATTGGAACATACTGCTCAACCTGACGCGGCGGAGCATCGGCCCGCTCGGAGCCGAGTGGCGCAACGATGCCATCATCGGCAGCACCCAGGGCCTTCTTTCCGAGTTCTACCAGCCCCTGGGCCATGGCGGCTATTTGTTTGTTGCTCCGATGATCAACTACCGCTCGGAACTCCAGGATCTCTACGACGACAAAGACCACATTGCCGAATACAATGTGGAGAAGACCGAGGCCAATTTCGATTTCGGCATTCAGCTACGCCGCTTCGCGGAACTGCGCGTGGGGCCGGTATGGGGCATCGGAAAGGGCGAGGTCGAGACCGGCCTTACCGGATTGCCGGATTTCGACGACCACTATGCAGGCCCGGCGTTCAGCCTGATCGTCGATCAGAAGGACAGAACCTATTTCCCGCGGCAGGGCTATTATTTTGAAACGCGCGGATTCTTCCCGCGCGAGGATTGGGGGGGCGATGTTTCGTTCGATAAGGTTTCGGCCGACTTCATCCTAAGCCATTCGATCAACGACCACACGATGGAAATGGCGCTGGAAGGCGGATCCTCGCTCGGCACCGACATTCCAGGCTATGCCCAGTTCACACTCGGCGGGGCCGATGGTTTTTCCGGCCTGGCCCAGGATCAGTTTCGCGGATCAAGTCTTGGGGTGGCAACGCTCGCCTACCGCTACCGGCTCAAGGAGCTACCGGCCCAGTTGGGGCGCGGTATTTATACCCTGTCCCGTTTCGATGTGGGCAATGTCTGGGAGAACGGCATGAACTCCGACGTTCGGTATGGCGGATCGCTGGGGGTTGGCGTTGACCTGAATATTGGCCCGTTGATGTTAACCTATGGCCTTGCGGACGGCGGCTACCACAGCATCTATTTCTCGCTGGGCAGCGAGTTTTAA
- a CDS encoding PKD domain-containing protein — translation MKHVRKKLGVVAAAFLAIASIAHGTTEGVKVKLSAVNTFKEGSANVMVSQVRVVNSLGTAVSDVTVSAASGSALTVIPSVFTIDYLAAGASVVLDDTVAVVTPEFTGQEQPEGLELEWDITATVIAPEGAPMVAMVEPAVAPVTLAPVDLIFCIDSTGSMWDDIGAVKAAANEIITQIATDIPEFRIAVVDYRDFPVSPYGGSTDYEYRDVLPFTTDQAAAVAAINSIGTGGGADWPESAYAALMHCIDSTSLGGWRPEGMSKRVMIIMTDAPPHDPEPFTGYVANDVCLAALEAGASILYPVIIGGDSSAAAYFQALADCTGGEVFTAANASAVVAAIKAALEEISYSPVVNAGGPYIGDPGQAIVFDASASFDPDGVIVLFEWDWDADGVYDEATGVPTATHSWPAEYTGIVRVRAMDNDGRTSVGAADVTVADHTPPQILSADAIPNPAMVGETVTFSVDAIDSYDPTLDVVWDFGDGSPATTDTTHAYAAAGTYKATVTVTDDAGNSTSLAVTVVVSDIRAGFAFGWGCITSPKGAYSANGSINGEARFVVYSKYNDGETIPVGRAGFNLQAGSLKFASDNYEALVVSPDGKNAQISGEGTANGKPGYKFMVWMGDDTADTFRIRIWKEDVTGAETTIYDNGSMLPIWKGGIVISKENNPEKWWLNL, via the coding sequence ATGAAACATGTAAGAAAGAAACTAGGCGTTGTTGCCGCCGCGTTCCTCGCGATTGCATCGATCGCCCACGGAACGACGGAAGGTGTCAAAGTAAAACTGAGTGCGGTGAATACGTTCAAGGAAGGTTCCGCGAATGTCATGGTATCTCAAGTCCGTGTGGTCAATTCACTTGGAACCGCCGTTAGCGACGTAACGGTGTCCGCCGCGTCGGGATCGGCCTTGACGGTGATACCGAGCGTGTTCACGATCGACTATCTGGCCGCTGGTGCCAGCGTTGTGCTCGACGACACGGTAGCCGTGGTCACGCCCGAATTCACGGGCCAGGAACAACCCGAAGGCCTTGAGCTTGAGTGGGACATCACCGCAACCGTCATCGCACCGGAAGGAGCGCCTATGGTGGCCATGGTAGAACCGGCGGTCGCCCCCGTCACGCTTGCCCCGGTCGATCTGATCTTCTGCATCGATAGCACAGGCAGCATGTGGGACGACATTGGCGCTGTAAAAGCCGCCGCGAACGAGATCATCACCCAAATCGCCACGGACATTCCTGAATTCAGGATTGCAGTGGTAGACTACCGTGATTTCCCCGTTTCCCCTTACGGAGGTAGCACGGATTATGAGTACCGGGATGTCCTGCCCTTCACCACCGACCAAGCCGCAGCTGTGGCTGCCATCAACTCCATCGGAACGGGCGGAGGTGCCGACTGGCCGGAATCCGCCTATGCGGCCCTGATGCACTGCATCGACTCCACCTCTCTTGGTGGCTGGCGCCCGGAAGGCATGAGCAAACGGGTGATGATCATCATGACCGACGCTCCGCCGCACGACCCGGAACCCTTCACTGGGTATGTCGCAAACGACGTTTGCCTGGCAGCCCTCGAAGCTGGCGCGTCGATCCTGTATCCTGTGATTATCGGTGGCGACAGCTCCGCAGCCGCCTACTTCCAGGCCCTTGCCGACTGCACCGGTGGCGAAGTCTTCACCGCCGCCAACGCCAGTGCCGTTGTTGCCGCTATTAAGGCCGCCTTGGAAGAGATTTCCTATTCCCCGGTCGTCAATGCTGGCGGCCCGTATATCGGCGATCCTGGCCAAGCCATCGTTTTCGATGCGAGTGCCTCGTTCGATCCCGACGGCGTGATTGTCCTGTTCGAATGGGATTGGGACGCCGACGGTGTTTATGACGAAGCCACCGGCGTGCCGACGGCGACACACTCCTGGCCTGCCGAATACACGGGCATCGTCAGGGTTCGTGCCATGGATAACGATGGCCGCACCTCCGTTGGAGCAGCCGACGTAACAGTCGCAGACCACACACCGCCCCAAATCCTGTCTGCCGACGCGATCCCGAACCCGGCCATGGTGGGCGAAACCGTCACCTTCTCGGTCGACGCGATCGACTCCTACGACCCCACCCTCGATGTGGTCTGGGACTTCGGCGACGGATCGCCTGCAACCACCGACACGACGCATGCCTATGCCGCTGCTGGAACCTACAAAGCCACGGTAACCGTGACAGACGATGCCGGCAATAGCACCAGCCTTGCTGTAACGGTTGTTGTTTCCGACATCCGCGCCGGATTTGCGTTCGGCTGGGGATGCATAACCTCGCCGAAGGGTGCCTATTCGGCGAATGGGTCGATCAACGGCGAAGCCCGCTTCGTGGTCTACTCGAAATACAACGACGGTGAGACCATTCCGGTTGGCCGTGCCGGCTTCAACCTCCAGGCAGGCAGCCTGAAGTTCGCTAGCGATAACTATGAAGCTCTGGTCGTCAGCCCGGATGGAAAGAACGCCCAGATTTCGGGCGAAGGCACCGCCAATGGAAAGCCCGGATACAAGTTCATGGTTTGGATGGGCGACGACACCGCCGATACCTTCCGGATCCGTATCTGGAAGGAAGATGTTACCGGCGCCGAGACCACCATCTACGACAATGGCAGCATGCTGCCGATCTGGAAGGGTGGCATTGTCATCAGCAAGGAAAACAACCCGGAAAAATGGTGGCTGAACCTCTAG
- the mqo gene encoding malate dehydrogenase (quinone), translated as MNNDHVSGSIGGRSDVVLIGGGIMSATLGTMLKQLNPELSMQIVEALPRVAQESSNAWNNAGTGHAALCELNYTPEDALGNIDISKAARINEQFETTKHFWGWLAGQGIVADPSSFVRPCPHMSFVWGESNQDFLRKRHAAMEKSHLFETMGFTTDWATIEGWAPLLTEGRPSGESLAATRVEAGTDVNYGSLTKQLIDHLVSLDGVELALDTKVGSIRRTGDGWKVGLVGGKSIAARFVFIGAGGGALPLLQKSGIPEGKGFGGFPVSGQFLVCKNQEIVKRHAAKVYGKAAVGAPPMSVPHLDTRVIGGNKSLLFGPYAGFSPKYLKTGSNLDLLKSVKPDNLAPMLAAGRDNMPLTQYLINECRKSHNDRCEMLREFFPDARNDDWTLINAGQRVQIIKKDAERTGSLQFGTEVVASADGSLSTVLGASPGASTAVSIILQVLEKCFPHQMASADWKAQLAAMVPAYGLDLTKDKAAYLDLGGKAATLLGL; from the coding sequence ATGAATAACGATCATGTTTCAGGAAGTATTGGGGGGCGGTCCGACGTGGTGTTGATTGGCGGCGGAATCATGAGCGCCACGCTGGGCACCATGCTCAAACAACTGAACCCGGAACTCTCGATGCAGATTGTCGAGGCATTGCCGCGCGTTGCGCAGGAAAGCTCGAACGCGTGGAACAATGCCGGAACCGGGCATGCGGCACTTTGCGAGCTCAACTATACGCCCGAAGACGCCCTCGGCAACATCGACATTTCGAAGGCCGCACGGATCAACGAACAATTCGAAACCACCAAGCATTTCTGGGGCTGGCTGGCGGGGCAGGGCATTGTTGCCGACCCGTCCTCCTTTGTCCGCCCGTGTCCGCACATGAGTTTTGTCTGGGGCGAATCGAACCAGGACTTCCTGCGCAAGCGCCATGCGGCCATGGAGAAAAGCCACCTGTTCGAAACGATGGGGTTCACGACGGACTGGGCGACCATAGAAGGCTGGGCGCCGCTTTTGACCGAAGGTCGCCCCTCCGGTGAATCCCTGGCGGCCACCCGGGTGGAAGCGGGCACGGATGTGAACTATGGATCGCTCACCAAGCAACTGATCGATCATCTGGTTTCCCTCGATGGCGTTGAGCTGGCGCTCGATACCAAGGTCGGCAGCATTCGCCGGACAGGTGATGGCTGGAAAGTGGGCCTTGTTGGCGGAAAGAGCATTGCGGCAAGGTTTGTCTTTATCGGGGCAGGCGGCGGGGCGTTGCCGCTGCTGCAGAAATCCGGCATTCCCGAAGGCAAGGGCTTCGGCGGCTTTCCCGTTAGCGGCCAGTTCCTGGTTTGTAAGAACCAGGAGATCGTTAAACGACATGCCGCCAAGGTCTACGGCAAGGCGGCGGTCGGTGCGCCGCCCATGTCGGTGCCGCATCTGGACACCCGGGTAATTGGCGGCAACAAGTCGTTGCTTTTCGGCCCCTATGCCGGCTTTTCCCCCAAATATCTAAAAACCGGTTCGAACCTCGACCTGTTAAAGTCGGTCAAGCCCGACAACCTGGCGCCCATGCTGGCCGCCGGACGCGACAATATGCCGCTGACCCAATATTTGATCAACGAATGCCGCAAGAGCCACAACGACCGCTGCGAAATGCTCCGCGAATTTTTTCCCGACGCCAGGAATGACGACTGGACGCTGATCAATGCCGGGCAGCGCGTGCAGATTATCAAAAAGGATGCCGAGCGAACCGGGAGCCTGCAGTTCGGAACCGAGGTGGTGGCCTCCGCCGATGGCTCGCTCTCGACGGTGCTCGGCGCTTCGCCCGGCGCCTCGACGGCGGTATCCATCATCCTCCAGGTTCTGGAAAAATGCTTCCCGCACCAGATGGCTTCCGCCGATTGGAAGGCGCAGCTGGCCGCGATGGTGCCCGCCTATGGCCTCGACCTGACCAAAGACAAGGCGGCCTATCTCGACCTGGGCGGCAAAGCCGCCACCTTGCTCGGGCTCTGA